From the Portunus trituberculatus isolate SZX2019 chromosome 8, ASM1759143v1, whole genome shotgun sequence genome, the window GCGCCTTACCTGTGTGATGGGGCGCCCTTGGTACATGAGGGGCGCGGCGCAGACTGGCACACTACGTAGCGCCTCGCCTAGGTAGGGAGTGCGGGGCCCCCTCTCCCCTGTCGGCGCCTCCTCCAGGTGTTCCTTCAGCCACACTAACTCACAGTCACATTGGAACGGgttgtctggaggaggaggaggaggaggaggaggaggaggaggaggaggaggaaaacaggaagaataataagaagaggtgTGGgaggtgtaagaggaggaggaggaggaggaggaggaagaggaagaggaagaagaagaagaagagaaagaaagacgagagagagtaagaggaggaggaggaggaggaggaggaagaggaagaagaagaagaagaagaagaggaagaaagacgagagagagtaagaggaggaggaggaggaggaggaggaggaggaggaggttttgggagaagaaaagaaagaaaagaaaatgcaaaaagaaaaggagagagaagaaataataatgataataataataataataataataataataataataataataataacacacacacacactctcctctctctctctctctctctctctctctctctctctctctctctctctctctctctctctctctctctctctctctctcaagcctgaCTCACCGCTCATGtccagcagggagagggaggagagggcggGTCCGAGTGCCTGAAGGTGGAGGCGCCGCAGGTTGTTACTCTGCAGGGTGAGCACTCGCAGGGATCGCTGTCTGCTGAAGGCGCCGATGGAGAGGTGGCAgagggtgttgtggtggagctgcaggaggaggaggaggaggtggaggaggaggaggaggaggaggaggagggaaggttttGTTATTTCGTGTGGTGAAAATtttggtgtttctttttgtttttttttttgtctctctctctctctctctctctctctctctctctctctctctctctctctctctctctctctctctctctctctctctctctctctctctctctctgtgtgtgtgtgtgtgtgtgtgtgtgtgtgtgtgtgtctctctctctctctctctctctctctctctctctctctctctctctctctctctctctctctctctctctctgtgtgtgtgtgtgtgggggggagtgGCTCACCAGCAGGACGGAGAGCCATGGCAGGCGGTGCAGGCTGACGTCAGTGATGGTACGCAGCATGTTGGCGCTGAGGTCCAGGACGTGCAGGCCGGGCAGGCGCGCAAGAGCATCTTCAGGGACTTCAGGCAGGTCGTTGGTGCTGAGGTTGAGGAACTGCAGGGCGGGCAGGCTGTGGAAGCGTGGGCGCCGATCCCCGCGATGAGGTTGTCCTGCAGCTGGAGGGTGAGCAGGCCGGGCAGGTTGGTGAAGGCGAAGTCCTTGACGAGTGAGATCTGGTTGTGAGCGAGGCGCAGGTCCTCCACGGCACGCATGGAGCGGAAGGCGTCAGGCGGCAGCTCCAGCAGGTGGTTGCGGGACAGGTCCAGCGTCAGCAGGTCCGGCAGGTCGCGGAAGGTGGCGGCCTGGAAGGTCTGGATGCCGTTGTTGTCGAGGCGCAGGACGGTGAGGGAGGGCAGGCCGGCGAAGGTGTGGTTGGCCAGTGCCGTCAGGTAGTTGTCGGACAGGTACAGGCCCTGCAGGTGCGGCAGGTCGCGCAGGGCCTGCCCCACCTCCGTCAGGGAATTGTTGGTAAGGTCTAGTACGCGCAGGCCGGGAGCAGCCTGCAGGACACCCTCCCCCAGGTTCGTGATGTAGTTGTGGCTCACGTTGAGGCGCTGCAGGCCGGCGGCGCCCTGCAGCAGACGGGGGCGCAGTGCCTGCAGGTAGTTCACACTGAGGTCCAGGTCCTGCAGGCCTACCAGGTCCTGCAACGCTGCGGGGGACACATCCTGCAGGTGGTTGTGGGACAGGTCCAGGGTGTGCAGGGTGCGCAGGCCGCGCAAGTAGTGCTTCTTGAGGCGGCTGATGGCGTTGCGGCGCAGGCTGAGGGTGTGCAGGCTGCGCAGCGGCCCCAGCACGGCGGGCGGCACGTCCTGCAGCAGGTTGGCGGACAGGTCCAGCAGGCGCAGCGAGGTGGTGTTGGCGAAGGCGTCCTGCTGCAGGCTCATCAGGTTGTTGTGGTGCAGGTGCAGGAAGCGCAGGCGCGCCGTGCCCCGCAGCGCGCCGCCCCCCAGCGTGGTGAGCTGGTTGAAGGCCAGTCCCAGCACCTCGAGGCGCGGCAGGCCAGCCAGCAGGCCGTCAGGCAGGGTGGACAGGCTGTTGTAGGACAGGTTGAGGTGGCGTAGGTCGGGGCAGGCCGTGAAGGCATCGCCGTGCACCGTGGCGATCAGGTTGAAGCTCAGGTCCAGGGCATCAAGGCTGGGCAGGCCCGCCAGCAGGCCACGCCCCACCTCATGCAGGTCATTGTGGGACAGGTCCAGCTGCTGCAGGCTGGGCAGCTCCCACGCCGGGCCCTCCTCTCCGCCAACATCCTGCAGCTGGTTGTGACTGACCTGCAGCTCTCGCAGGCTGGGTAGGTCGCGGAAGGTGCCGGCCTGCAGCACCGCCAAGAGGTTGTGGTCCAGCCTGAGGGCCTCCAGGACAGCGTGGCCTGCAAACATGTCTCGAGGGACGCTGGCCAGCTGGTTGTGTGCCAGGTCCAGGCTGCGCAGGTGCGGCAGGACGCACACCAGACGGCGCAGGCTGGGCACCTCCGTCAGGTTGTTGGCGGCCAGGGCCAGGTGGCGCAGCGGCAGGGGCTGCGGGAAGGCCTGCACGTCCAGGGCCTGCAGCAGGTTGCCACTGAGATCCAGATGTGTGAGAGCGGGCAGGTGCAGGAAGGCGCCACCCTCCAGTCTGGTGATGGCGTTGTGGGACAGGTCCAGGGCCTGCAGCGCGGCCAGGTCCATGAAGGCGCCGCGGGACACACGCGCCAGGCTGTTGTGGCTGAGGTTGAGGCGCCGCAGCTCCCGCACCTcccgcgccgccgccaccacggaGGCCGCCTCGCGCAGCCTGTTGGCGGACAGGTCCAGCAGTCTGACGGAGGCCAGGGTGCGGAAGGCGCTGCGGTGCACCCACTCGATGGCGTTGCCTGACAGGTTGACCTCCTTCAGGTAGACGAGGCCCTCCAGCGCGTTGGCCTCCAGGCGGCGCAGGCGGGACCTGGTGATGTGCACTTTCTTCATGTTGGGCATGAACTTGAAGGCCGAGGAGGGGATGCCGGCCACGCGCGACCCATCCACCCGCAGCACCTCCAGGCGGGACAGGGCGTGCATGCGCGGCAGCACGCTGACCTGCGTGTCCTGCACCACCAGGCTGCGCAGGTTGGCCAACTGGTCCAGGGTGTCGAAGGGCAGCTCCCGCAGCGCCCTGTCCGCCACGTGCAGGTGCCGCAGCGACGCCTCCAGCCCCGCGAAGGCGTTGCGGCTGACGGCGGCCATCTCGTTGTCCGTCAGGAACACCTTGTGGATCTGTCCAGggcggggagagagggagaggcggtgagagggagagggagaggcgggacGGCGAGGGTGAtgtagtgtgtgagagagggagaggtgagaaagGTAAGTGACggagtgtgagagggagggagtgggtgaTGTAAGgtgttagggagagagagggagagtaggaagagggagggaaagagggagggagggagggagccaaGGGATGGGtgtgacagaaagagagagagagagcgtaaaagacagagagagagagagagagagagagagagagagagagaggagctaatgaaagaaggaaggattgtAATAggtgggaacacacacacacacacacacacacacacacacacacacacacacacacacacacaccatgagggAGCCAAACAGCCTGCTGGGGAGGATTGGTATTCTGTTCCCCGCCAGGTGCACCTCCTCCAGGGGCAGGGCGTGGCGGGCCAGGGCCGTCAGCGCCTCGGACACCCGCACCTGGTCACTCCCCTCGCAGCTGTAACGGTAGCCAAGGTTAGGTGAGCTTAGgttagggcagagagagagagagagagagagagagagagagagagagagagagagagagagaaaaaaaaaattcatcatTATAACAGgaattgctactattactactactgctactattactactaccactactactattaccaccaccaccaccactaccaccacgaccactacttctaccaccactactattactacggtggcgaagtggataaggtggtggaggtgggatcgggcagacgtccacgcgtaggttcgaatcccaccacgtgaaACTTCGTCATTTGTGGAGTGGATCAAAGtcagctacatgtcaccacggTATTCAGGTCCCAGGTGGAGGTGTGATTGCCCTACACCGAAGATGCGCGTGGGTGGTGGTGCGGGCCCTCATATGGCtaccactataaagaaaattgcctgcgccactaatgggtggacgcagaacagcgcttcccatactcttcaagcacACCTACAGCCAGTATAGACCTCAACatgaaaaaaactactactactactactactgctactactactactactactactactactactactactactactactactactactactactactactactactactactactactactactactactacttacacgaTATGAATAGTCTCTCCCCTGAGGTGACACacacaggggaggaggaggctgcgAGGGGGGCAGGCCAGAGGAGTTGGGGAGCCGCGCCCCCTACCAACtctgaagggggagggggaagccAGCCCACCCCCCACCACGATCAccaggacgaggaagagggggaggaagtggagggggaaggggagggggagggatcgCCGCCCCCCTACCCCTCTCTTCACCTGCAGCTTGTGTCTCATTAGCACACCTGgaaaattatttattattattattattattattattattattattattattattattattattattgttctttattctctctctctctctctctctctctctctctctctctctctctctctctctctctctctctctctctctctctctctctctctctcacacacacacacacacacacacaaacacacaccttttagatttactgcttctgtgtgtgtgtgtgtgtgtgtgtgtgtatttggaaaGTGAAATAATATGTAGTTATTGAGAGACCTTCCcccgggcgagagagagagagagagagagagagagagagagagagagagagagagagagagagagagagagagagagagagagagagagagagagaatgtcaccgTTCTGCAATAAAGGTTGTGaaactagtagtaataatagaagtagtagtagtagtagtagtagtagtagtagtagtagtagtagtaatagtagtagaagaagtagaagtagtgtgtgtgtgtgtgtgtgtgtgtgtgtgtgtgtgtgtgtgtgtgtgtgtgtgtgtgtgtgtgcatagggGCGTTATTGATTAAAAGTAACATAAGTAATGAGAGAAAgcaggttaggtgtgtgtgtgtgtgtgtgtgtgtgtgtgtgtgtgtgtgtgtgtatgtatgtatgtatgtatgtatgtagcctATGTGTCtaaatataatgtgtgtgtgtgtgtgtgtgtgtgtctataggATCTGTTAGAAACGTACACGTGTGCACATTTCCACGCccgcacacacgtacatgacaacgccctcctcctcctcctcctcctcctcctcctcctccctttcttcttctattccattcttttctctccattcctttctctgttcttatatattttccttctcttcctcctcctcctcctcctcctcctcctcctcctcctcctcctcctcttctccttctcttccttcaacctccttattctcctccttctttctctttttattttcttcctcctcctcatttcttttattctcctcctcctcctcctcttcctactcctcctcctcctcctcctcctccgtcctcctcttcctcctccttgaacgaataaaagaggacgaggagaagtgaaaatatatataactctctctctctctctctctctctctctctctctctctctctctctctctctctctctctctctctctaacagtgcGGCGTAGAATTAGCTTTACCTCAGCGGGCGTTGTCTAATAGATATgctcccttgctctctctctcgctctctctctctctctctctctctctctctctctctctgatggtgtgATTCATTTCTCAATATTATGCTTTCCTTTTTCACtgcaccaatctctctctctct encodes:
- the LOC123499424 gene encoding LOW QUALITY PROTEIN: protein artichoke-like (The sequence of the model RefSeq protein was modified relative to this genomic sequence to represent the inferred CDS: inserted 1 base in 1 codon), which translates into the protein MRHKLQVKRGVGGRRSLPLPFPLHFLPLFLVLVIVVGGGLASPSPFRVGRGRGSPTPLACPPRSLLLPCVCHLRGETIHIVCEGSDQVRVSEALTALARHALPLEEVHLAGNRIPILPSRLFGSLMIHKVFLTDNEMAAVSRNAFAGLEASLRHLHVADRALRELPFDTLDQLANLRSLVVQDTQVSVLPRMHALSRLEVLRVDGSRVAGIPSSAFKFMPNMKKVHITRSRLRRLEANALEGLVYLKEVNLSGNAIEWVHRSAFRTLASVRLLDLSANRLREAASVVAAAREVRELRRLNLSHNSLARVSRGAFMDLAALQALDLSHNAITRLEGGAFLHLPALTHLDLSGNLLQALDVQAFPQPLPLRHLALAANNLTEVPSLRRLVCVLPHLRSLDLAHNQLASVPRDMFAGHAVLEALRLDHNLLAVLQAGTFRDLPSLRELQVSHNQLQDVGGEEGPAWELPSLQQLDLSHNDLHEVGRGLLAGLPSLDALDLSFNLIATVHGDAFTACPDLRHLNLSYNSLSTLPDGLLAGLPRLEVLGLAFNQLTTLGGGALRGTARLRFLHLHHNNLMSLQQDAFANTTSLRLLDLSANLLQDVPPAVLGPLRSLHTLSLRRNAISRLKKHYLRGLRTLHTLDLSHNHLQDVSPAALQDLVGLQDLDLSVNYLQALRPRLLQGAAGLQRLNVSHNYITNLGEGVLQAAPGLRVLDLTNNSLTEVGQALRDLPHLQGLYLSDNYLTALANHTFAGLPSLTVLRLDNNGIQTFQAATFRDLPDLLTLDLSRNHLLELPPDAFRSMRAVEDLRLAHNQISLVKDFAFTNLPGLLTLQLQDNLIAGIGAHXFHSLPALQFLNLSTNDLPEVPEDALARLPGLHVLDLSANMLRTITDVSLHRLPWLSVLLLHHNTLCHLSIGAFSRQRSLRVLTLQSNNLRRLHLQALGPALSSLSLLDMSDNPFQCDCELVWLKEHLEEAPTGERGPRTPYLGEALRSVPVCAAPLMYQGRPITQVPASAFLCDGDAQEEEKKEEEERQACEAGRYLHPLVNGGNLINLTEGIVGGVGSASFLDYNDPIHLDVPPPLATSTTPNPSIVPPPPPTSTAPVVEAAATGAAVVSLPPPRKQGGLHTTPGDTPTIYAGGASGVSRPEPQDSGGGLLSGLALPSLSSLASLPSLLESVVGLANLGLNVNLGSGFPGLGGFVGRQDGGEGSGAVVSKLGTPGEGKPMRGPDANDPVWVDGPPDPHPFFPAPPRPQGDEPVVARPLSPARGPSPASDAPKGAAAPRPGLVVSVGRPNVWGTRPPDPMPPPAPCCPQSCTPAPAPAQARPSSPAGQRGRGAAPPQDPSYCTRTPTTKTHTTTTTTTTTTTTLPDASHTHAQPHPPPGDPSSLPHPHPVLVTPLAEGGVGEAGEAGEVGRKCRFPSGPPQRCYTLILGCPCTSLGRCSCPTSPQIPTTPSRSSMHPTSHPSMHTPAKPHPRPHTPCHSS